The proteins below are encoded in one region of Periplaneta americana isolate PAMFEO1 chromosome 11, P.americana_PAMFEO1_priV1, whole genome shotgun sequence:
- the LOC138708716 gene encoding uncharacterized protein: MATVHELTARVKSMEAKLDKMQGIVEQLRLQVRELQQKQPAPHSEFQIGEGSDTEKEHLDAVVGREGDCCDVREVAECTSPESVNKDEIYWCPPSAPLAQESATESDDSTGSQSV, from the exons ATGGCCACGGTACACGAACTGACTGCACGCGTCAAGTCAATGGAAGCTAAGCTGGACAAGATGCAAGGCATTGTGGAGCAGCTGAGACTGCAGGTACGCGAGCTGCAACAGAAGCAACCCGCGCCGCACAGCGAGTTCCAGATTGGTGAGGGAAGTGATACGGAGAAAGAACATTTGGACGCAGTCGTCGGCAGAGAAGGGGACTGTTGTGACGTGAGAGAAGTGGCGGAATGTACGAGTCCAGAGTCTGTGAATAAAGAC gAGATCTACTGGTGCCCGCCATCAGCGCCGTTGGCACAGGAGAGTGCAACAGAATCGGACGATTCGACGGGGTCACAGTCCGTTTAG